A genomic region of Bosea sp. 124 contains the following coding sequences:
- a CDS encoding amidase family protein — MQELAARTTAAGRLASLSAHDLAELVRTKRASPVEIVEDVLASIASLEPGLNAFVALDVRGARTAARKAEAAVMRGEALGPLHGVPVTIKDVQAVAGLPTRRGSRLSDATPAIDDAPAVARLRAAGAVILGKTATTEQGWTAVSENPLTGATHNPWKQGHTAGGSSSGAAALAAAGCGPLHLGTDGAGSVRLPAHFCGVVGFKPTFGMVPYVPVPNNGALSHIGPIARDAADAELMLEVMAGPHPADHTTLPGGFRRDSAGHDLAGLRIAFSPDLGHARVDPEIAASVAAAARVFEALGASVERTTPAWGPLGPDLIRSLWGPPLLPYSPADGAAEAAMDPGFVACLRETGQTSWRDLHAAQSRRHAYAGAVGRWFAEGWDLLLTPAASVAAFPHGRQVPDHWPAHPWDWLVWAEFSYPFNLSHCPAVSVPCGLTPDGLPIGLQIVGPRLADPLVMRAARAFLEARPFAAWATAVRDPMLAV; from the coding sequence ATGCAAGAGCTCGCAGCGCGGACGACCGCAGCCGGGCGGCTCGCCTCGCTCTCCGCCCATGACCTTGCGGAACTGGTCCGGACCAAGCGCGCCTCGCCGGTCGAGATCGTCGAGGACGTGCTCGCCAGCATCGCCTCCCTCGAACCCGGCCTCAACGCCTTCGTCGCGCTGGATGTCCGGGGAGCACGGACGGCGGCACGCAAGGCAGAAGCCGCCGTGATGCGCGGCGAAGCGCTCGGGCCGCTGCATGGCGTGCCCGTCACGATCAAGGACGTGCAGGCCGTCGCAGGCTTGCCGACGCGTCGGGGTTCGCGCCTCTCCGATGCCACGCCGGCGATCGACGACGCTCCTGCCGTCGCAAGGCTTCGCGCGGCCGGCGCCGTCATCCTCGGCAAGACCGCCACGACGGAGCAGGGCTGGACCGCCGTCAGTGAGAATCCGCTGACCGGCGCGACCCATAATCCGTGGAAACAGGGCCACACCGCCGGCGGCTCGTCGTCGGGCGCCGCCGCGCTTGCCGCAGCCGGCTGCGGCCCGCTGCATCTCGGCACCGATGGCGCCGGCTCTGTGCGCCTGCCGGCGCATTTCTGCGGCGTCGTCGGCTTCAAGCCGACCTTCGGGATGGTGCCCTATGTACCCGTACCCAACAACGGCGCGCTCTCGCATATCGGCCCGATCGCGCGCGACGCGGCCGACGCCGAGCTGATGCTGGAGGTGATGGCCGGTCCTCACCCCGCCGATCACACCACGCTGCCAGGCGGCTTCAGGCGCGATTCCGCGGGCCACGACCTCGCCGGCCTGCGGATCGCGTTTAGCCCCGATCTCGGCCATGCGCGCGTCGATCCCGAAATCGCCGCATCGGTCGCGGCCGCAGCCCGCGTCTTCGAGGCGTTGGGGGCGAGCGTCGAGCGCACGACGCCGGCCTGGGGCCCGCTCGGTCCCGACCTGATCCGCTCGCTTTGGGGGCCGCCGCTCCTGCCCTACTCGCCGGCCGATGGCGCCGCAGAAGCGGCGATGGATCCGGGCTTCGTCGCCTGCCTGCGCGAAACCGGCCAGACGTCCTGGCGCGACCTGCACGCCGCCCAGTCGCGCCGCCACGCCTATGCCGGGGCAGTCGGGCGCTGGTTCGCCGAAGGCTGGGACCTGTTGCTGACGCCGGCGGCCTCGGTCGCCGCTTTCCCGCATGGCCGGCAGGTGCCCGATCACTGGCCCGCCCACCCCTGGGACTGGCTGGTCTGGGCCGAGTTCTCCTACCCCTTCAACCTTTCGCATTGTCCCGCCGTCTCGGTGCCCTGCGGGCTGACGCCGGACGGGTTACCGATCGGCCTGCAGATCGTCGGGCCGCGCCTTGCCGATCCGCTGGTCATGCGGGCGGCGCGCGCCTTCCTGGAGGCCCGGCCCTTCGCGGCATGGGCCACAGCGGTGCGGGATCCGATGCTCGCGGTCTGA
- a CDS encoding FAD-binding oxidoreductase, giving the protein MSASASVTWPPSLWAATAPAGPALSALEGDVKADVVVIGAGFTGLSTAIHLRESGVDVVVVEAAEPGWGASGRNNGQVIPTLAGHDPSAMAARHGEAGERFNAVLRDSAQYLFDLVRKYDVPAEAEQAGWVQPVHSPGRFKIAEKRVREWSAIGAPVELLDRAGTARMTGSDAWFGGFWNRTGGHINPLALARGLAEVALKLGATIHARSPVASMSREGDRWVVRTAKGSVTARALVLATNAYTAEFERGLAPEIAGEVIPVLSWQMATKPISDNIAKTIIPGRQALSDTHRELYFARWDARNRLVTGGAAVFPGAGGDNLRGPVGERLKRLWPQLGEVSFDYVWSGYIGMTPDDVLKPQVPGYPRIHQLGPNGFGWVGCNGRAVALSISLGRELAQATQGTPLGTLGLPLSEPKAQPVQGLLRRIAPLALPLYRALDAKEI; this is encoded by the coding sequence ATGTCCGCTTCAGCCTCCGTCACCTGGCCGCCCTCGCTCTGGGCGGCAACGGCCCCGGCCGGTCCCGCGCTGAGCGCGCTGGAGGGCGATGTGAAGGCCGATGTCGTGGTGATCGGGGCTGGCTTCACCGGCCTGTCGACGGCGATCCATCTGCGCGAAAGCGGTGTCGACGTCGTGGTGGTCGAGGCGGCCGAGCCCGGCTGGGGCGCATCGGGGCGCAACAACGGGCAGGTGATCCCGACGCTGGCCGGCCATGATCCCTCCGCGATGGCGGCGCGCCATGGCGAGGCCGGCGAGCGCTTCAATGCGGTGCTGCGCGACAGCGCGCAGTATCTGTTCGATCTCGTGCGTAAATATGACGTGCCGGCCGAGGCCGAGCAGGCGGGCTGGGTCCAGCCTGTGCATTCGCCGGGGCGGTTCAAGATCGCCGAGAAGCGGGTGCGCGAATGGTCGGCGATCGGGGCGCCCGTCGAACTGCTCGACAGGGCCGGGACCGCACGGATGACCGGTTCCGATGCGTGGTTCGGCGGCTTCTGGAACCGGACCGGCGGCCATATCAACCCGCTGGCGCTGGCGCGCGGGTTGGCCGAGGTCGCGCTGAAGCTTGGCGCGACGATCCATGCCCGCTCACCTGTCGCCAGCATGTCGCGCGAGGGCGACCGCTGGGTGGTCAGGACGGCGAAGGGCTCGGTGACGGCGCGCGCGCTTGTGCTGGCGACGAACGCCTATACGGCAGAGTTCGAGCGCGGCCTCGCGCCGGAGATCGCTGGGGAGGTCATCCCGGTTCTGTCCTGGCAGATGGCGACCAAGCCGATCAGCGACAACATTGCGAAGACGATCATCCCCGGCCGGCAGGCGCTGTCGGACACGCATCGCGAGCTCTATTTCGCGCGCTGGGATGCGCGCAACCGGCTGGTCACGGGCGGTGCTGCCGTGTTTCCGGGCGCGGGTGGCGATAATCTGCGCGGGCCGGTCGGCGAGCGGCTGAAGCGGCTCTGGCCGCAGCTCGGCGAGGTCTCCTTCGACTATGTCTGGTCGGGTTATATCGGCATGACGCCGGACGACGTGCTGAAGCCGCAGGTGCCGGGCTACCCGCGTATCCACCAGCTCGGGCCCAACGGCTTCGGCTGGGTCGGCTGCAACGGCCGGGCGGTCGCGCTCTCGATCTCGCTCGGGCGCGAATTGGCGCAGGCGACGCAAGGGACGCCGCTGGGAACACTGGGCCTGCCGCTTTCCGAACCGAAAGCGCAGCCGGTGCAAGGTCTTCTGCGCCGGATCGCGCCGCTGGCCCTGCCGCTCTACCGGGCGCTGGACGCCAAGGAAATCTAG
- a CDS encoding VOC family protein — protein sequence MPLTHILGLDHVVVTVRDLDAAAAQWQRLGFTVSPRGTHSPILGTGNYTIMFGEDYVELLGILTETEQNKPTRDYLAKREGLERAAFTTDDAAAGAAELKGRGLAALGPIHFSRPVDLPGGGTGEASFNVFRWPLDQNPGGLRIFACQHLTRDTVWIPELQSHANGVQRIVRLEVLSPDPKAAAEHLGRLIDEPVRAEGDGWLVPSGGRRADVLFYDAAGFARRYTQAVRDGAASEGAVALVLASNDLDGAKAALGLLATVHDGAVSVAASAANGIVVSIVPQ from the coding sequence ATGCCGCTCACGCACATTCTCGGCCTCGACCATGTCGTGGTGACCGTCCGCGATCTCGACGCCGCAGCAGCCCAATGGCAGCGTCTCGGCTTCACCGTTTCGCCGCGCGGCACCCATTCGCCGATCCTCGGAACCGGCAACTACACCATCATGTTCGGCGAGGATTACGTCGAACTGCTCGGCATCCTGACCGAGACTGAGCAAAACAAGCCGACGCGCGACTATCTCGCCAAGCGCGAGGGGCTGGAACGCGCCGCCTTCACCACGGACGATGCCGCGGCGGGCGCCGCCGAACTGAAGGGCCGCGGCCTCGCGGCACTCGGCCCGATCCATTTCAGCCGGCCCGTCGATTTGCCTGGCGGTGGCACCGGCGAGGCGAGCTTCAACGTCTTCCGCTGGCCGCTCGACCAGAACCCCGGCGGCCTGCGCATCTTCGCCTGCCAGCATCTGACGCGCGACACGGTCTGGATTCCCGAGTTGCAGAGCCATGCCAACGGCGTGCAGCGGATCGTCCGTCTCGAAGTCCTCAGCCCCGACCCGAAAGCCGCGGCCGAACATCTCGGCCGCCTGATCGACGAGCCCGTTCGCGCCGAGGGCGACGGCTGGCTGGTGCCGTCCGGCGGGAGGCGCGCCGATGTGCTGTTCTACGACGCAGCCGGTTTCGCACGTCGCTACACACAAGCCGTGCGTGACGGAGCGGCCTCCGAAGGCGCGGTCGCGCTCGTGCTGGCAAGCAACGATCTCGACGGCGCGAAGGCCGCGCTCGGCCTGCTGGCAACGGTCCATGACGGCGCGGTCAGCGTGGCGGCAAGCGCCGCCAACGGCATCGTCGTGAGCATCGTGCCGCAATAG